Part of the Faecalibacterium duncaniae genome, CCATGCCGCCGCGCTCGGGGGTGATGGTCAGGGCAGTTTTTGCCACGGGGTCGGTGATGACATACTGCTCAAAGCATGCGCCGCCCTCGGTGACGTACTGGGTGGTGATCTGGTTCATAAGTTGTACCTCCATATCATTTGATACAAAAAGGCCGCCGTACGCGCAAAAAGCACGCACAGCAGCCATTTTTCAATTAAAGAACAACGCCATCCTTGAAGATGGAGATCTCGCGGAAGCCGTGCTTCTCGGCCTTGGTCTGCTCACCGCCTGCAACGCGGATGACCAGATCCAGCAGGTCGCGGGCGGCCTCGTCGATGGTCTTTTCACCGTCCGCGATGACACCGGTGTTGAAGTCGATCCAGCCGGACTTCTTCTCGGCCAGCGGGGTGTTGGTGGAGATCTTCAGGGTGGGAGCCGGGGCAGAGAACGGGGTGCCGCGGCCGGTGGAGAAGAGGATCAGGTGAGCGCCTGCGGCGGTCATGGCCGTTGCGGACACCAGATCGTTGCCGGGGCCGTAGAGCATGTTCAGGCCCTTGGTCACCACGGGGTCACCGTAGCCGATGACATCCATGATGGGGGCGGTGCCGCCCTTCTGGACACAGCCGCAGCTCTTGTCCTCCAGGGTGGTGATGCCGCCCTGCTTGTTGCCCGGAGAGGGGTTGTCGTAAACCACCTCGTTGTGGCTGATGAAGTATTCCTTGAAGCCGTTGATCATGTGCTCGGCCTTGACGAATACCTCCTTGTTGATGCAGCGGTCCATCAGGAAGCCCTCGGCACCGAACATCTCGGGCACCTCGGTCAGGACAGTGGAACCGCCGCGCTGGCCCATCATGTCGGAGAAGCGGCCGATGGTAGGGTTGGCGGTGATGCCGGACAGGCCGTCCGAGCCGCCGCACTTCATGCCGACCACCAGCTCGCTCACAGGGATAGGTTCACGCTTGAACTGACCGGCGTAAGCAGCCAGCTCCTTCAGGATCTCGCGGGCGGCGGTGAACTCATCGTCCACATCCTGGCAGGTCAGGAACTTGACCCGGTCGTGGTCATACTCGCCCAGCTCTTCCACGAACTGATCGTGCTGCAGGTTTTCGCAGCCCAGATGCAGCACCAGAACAGCGGCGGCATTGGGGTGGCGGACCAGCGCGGCCAGCAGCTTGCGGGTCTGGGCATGGTCGTGGCCGGTCTGGCTGCAGCCAAACGGATGGGTAAAGGTGTACAGACCCTCAATGGAGCCGGTAACCAGATCCTGGTTGTCGTTCACCATCTTCTTGGCGATGTCGTTGACACAGCCGACCGTGGGAATGATCCAGATCTCGTTGCGGATGGCGGCACGGCCATCCTTGCGGCGGAAGCCCATAAAGGTCTCAGGCTCCACCTTGGGCAGGGGGGCCAGGTCGGGGGCGGGGTGATAGCTGTACTCCACCTCACCGGACAGGTTGGTGTGGACATTGTGGGTGTGCATCCAGGTGCCCGGCTCGGCATCGGCGGTCGCATGGCCGATGGGGAAACCGTACTTGATGACATTTTCACCGTTCTTGATGGGCTTTACTGCCATCTTGTGGCCCTGAGGGATATCCTCCAGCGCGGTCACGGCAAGGCCGTCCACCTCCACCAGAGTGCCCTTGGCAATGGGGTGCAGTGCAACCACCACGTTGTCAATGGGGCTGATATGAATCGCCTGCGGCATAGTTATTCTCCTTAATGACATTTACAAAGCACAAGGAGGCCGCTGCCCAAAGCAGCAGCCCCTTGTTGTGCAGGTGATATTCCAGCTTACAGGCAGCTCTTGTAGGCAGCTTCGGCACCCTGGGTGCGGATCAGCTCCAGATCAGCCAGAACAGCGGCCTCCAGGCCCTCGATCTTGGTCAGATCCTGATCCCACATCTGGGTGTTGGTCAGAACGGCGTGCACCAGCTGAGCGTCGGTGTCGTCCTTGTGCGCATAGTAGAAGTCCAGTGCCCATGCGTCATCCTGGATCTTGTAGGTGTTGCCTGCGGGGCGCTTGCAGATCAGGCCGTCGGCAGTGCGCTCCTGAATATCATTGGAGTAGAAGGCAATGTAAGCGGCCAGAGACATGGTCAGGCACTTGGGCAGCTGCTTCTGCTCCTCAATGTAAGCCAGGAAGGAAGGCATGTTGCGGGCCTTCCACTTGGAGGTGGAGTTCAGGGAGATGCTCATCAGCTCGTGGTTGACGAAGGGGTTGTTGAAGCGATCCTCAACGGCGGAAGCGAACTCTTCCAAATCCTTCTTGTCCAGAGGCAGGGTGGGGATGATCTCCTCATGCAGCATCTTGTTCATAAAGCCGCGGACGGTATCGTTGTGCATGCAGTCACGGACGATGTCGAAGCCAGCCAGATATGCGCCCAGAACGAAGCCGGTGTGTGCACCATTCAGGATGCGGACCTTGCGCTTCTTGTAGGGGGTAACATCAGGCACGACCATGACGTTGACACCGGCCTTCTTGAACGGCAGCTTGTCCTCCAGACCTGCAGGGCCCTCGATGACCCACACGCCGAAGACTTCGCCGACATCCAGCACCTGATCATGGTAGCCGTTGGCCTCTTCCATGGCAGCCAGCTCCTTGGGGTCGCGGATGCGGCCCGGAACGATGCGGTCCACCAGAGTGGAGCAGAAGGTGTTGGCGTTGTTCATCCAGTCGATGAACTCAGCTTCCAGATTCCAGTCCTTGGCGTAGTTGTTGCAGCACTTCTTCAGCTCTTTGCCGTTGTTGTCGATCAGCTCGCAGCTCAGGATGACCAGACCCTTGTCCGCGGCACCGTTGAATGCCTTGTAGCGCTCGTACAGCACGCGGGTCAGCTTTGCGGGGAAGCTATTGGGAGGAACCTGATCGAACTCACTGTCGCCCTGGGTGTAAGCGATGCCGGCCTCGGTGGTGTTGGATACAACCGTTTCCAGATCCTCAGAGCGGGCCAGAGCCAGCACTTCATCCCACTTGCCATCGATGTAGGGGCAGACACAGTCAGACACGCAGGAGATCACGCGCTTTGCATCCACCTTCTGGCCCTTCTCGCTGCCGCGCAGATACAGGGTGTACAGGCCCTCCTGCTCGTTGATCCAGTCAGCCATCTGGGGGAAGTTGCCAATGGGCTGCACCAGCTTGACCTTGCCGTTGTAGCCAGCCTTCTCGTTGGCGATATCATAGAAATAGTCCACGAATGCGCGCAGGAAGTTACCCTCGCCAAACTGCATGACCTTGACAGGGGCATCCTTGAGGATGTAGCCGTTGTAGCCGGTCTCAGACAGAACCTTGTAATTCAGAGTTTCCATATCACGTGTTCTCCTTTTAGCTTGCTTTGCTTCTCTCCGGGGCACCCTTTTGTGCCCCGCATTCTGTCTCTATTGTATGCTGTTGTATACAAAGAAGTCAAGTGTTTTTTGCCAGATTTTTGGCCCAAAACAGGCCATTTTTATAAATTCCAGCGTTTTTTACAAGGAAAAGTCTGAAAATTTGTCAGTTTTTCAGTTGTATACATTATCGTTTTCCGCTATACTAAAGATAGGCTTAACACGCCCTGCGCGGGCGCTGTTAAAGGTACCCCATAGTGATATATTAGTACATTAGAATGAAAAGGAGTTTTCGACCCATGAAAGCATTTATGGACAAGGAATTCATGCTCCAGTCTCCTGTGGCTCAGCATCTGTATCACACCTACGCTGCTGATATGCCCATCTGCGACTATCACTGCCATATCTCCCCGAAGGAGATCTACGAGAACCGCCGCTTTGAGAACATCGCTCAGGTGTGGCTGGGCGGCCGCCAGCCCGATGGCTCTCTGGCAGGCGACCACTACAAGTGGCGCGTGATGCGTTCCAACGGCGTGCCCGAGGAGTACATCACCGGCACCAAGCCCGACCGTGAGCGTTTCCAGAAGTTTGCCGAGGCTCTGCCCATGTGCGTTGGCAACCCCATGTACCACTGGTGCCACCTGGAGCTGCGCAAGTACTTCGGCTATCAGGGTGTGCTGAACGGCGATACCGCTGAGGAAGTCTGGAACCTGTGCAACGACAAGCTGCAGCACGATGACAGCATGACTGTCCGCGGCCTGATCGAGCAGTCCAATGTTGCTTTCATCGGCACCACCGACGACCCCATCGATGATCTGGCATGGCACAAGAAGATCAAGGAAGATCCGTCCATCAAGTTCACCGTTGCTCCCTCTTTCCGTCCCGACAAGGCCATCAACATCCAGAAGCCCGGCTTCGCGGAGTACATGGGCAAGCTGGCTCAGGCCGTTGGCAAGGAAAAGCTGGAGTGCATCAACTGCGTCACCGACGCTCTGACCCAGCGCATCGAGTTCTTTGCCGAGATGGGCTGCCGTGCATCTGACCACGGCCTGGACTATGTGCCCTACCGTGAAGCCACCAAGGAAGAGGTCAACGCCATCTACCAGAAGGCTATGGCCGGTGAGGCTGTGACCGCTGAAGAGGCTGAGAAGTACCAGACCTACATCCTGATCCACCTGGGCAAGCAGTATCACCGCCTGAACATCGCCATGCAGCTGCACTACAACTGCCTGCGCGGTGTCAACCGTAAGATGAACGCCCTGCTGGGACCCGATACCGGTTTCGACATGATCAACACTGCCAAGTGCGGCGGCGAGATCGCTGCTCTGCTGAGCGCCCTGAACGACACTGATGAGTGCCCCAAGACCATCATCTACAGCCTGAACCCCGCTGACAACGAGCAGATTGGCACCATTCTGGGCTGCTTCCAGAATGATGAGATCCCCGGCAAGATCCAGCACGGCTCCGGCTGGTGGTTCAACGATCAGAAGATCGGCATGGAGAACCAGATGAAGAGCCTGGCAAACCTGGGCCTGCTGGGCAACTTTGTTGGTATGCTGACCGACAGCCGCAGCTTCCTGAGCTACACCCGCCACGACTACTTCCGCCGCATCCTGTGCAACCTGATCGGCCAGTGGGTCGAGGATGGCGAGTATCCCAACGATGAGAAGGCTCTGGAGAAGATCGTCAAGGGCATCTGCTTCGACAACGCAAAGCGTTACTTCGCTCTGTAAGCAGCGTCTCTGCATCCCCTTTCTATAACTTGTAAAAGCGCTCTGCCGGTTTGCCCCGGCAGGGCGCTTTTTTCTTGTGCAGCCGTATTCATAAAAATGTAACTTGCATTCTGTCGTCAAATCGGGTAGGATAACGTTGAATCAAAACCGAAGGGGAACGTGAAGATGCTGAAACGTTTTGTAAAGCGACTGCTCAGCTGCCTGCTGCTGGCGGCGCTGTTTGTATTGGTGGTCATTGGCGGAACACTGGGCGTGCAGGGCTGGCGGCTCTACCGCGCCACAGCAGCGCAAAAGCCCATTGCCGGCCTCTATGATGAGATCAGCTCCCGGCCCGGCTTTGCCAGCTGTGACCAGCTGCCCCAGACCTATATCGACGCAGTCATTTCCGTGGAGGACAGCCGGTTTGAAAAGCACCACGGCATCGACCCGGCGGCCATTGTCCGGGCGCTCTGGGCCGACCTGCGCACCCGCTCTCTGGCCGAGGGCGGCAGCACCCTGACCCAGCAGCTGGCCAAGAACGAGCTGTTCACCCAGGAAAAGCAGATGGCCCGCAAGGCAGCGGAGATGTTTGCCGCCAGGGACATCGAGGATTACTACTCCAAGCAGCAGATCTTTGAGATGTACGCAGGCAGCTGCTACTTCGGCAACCAGTGGTCCGGCGTGGCGCAGGCTGCGCAGGGCTACTTTGGCAAACCCACCCGGGAGCTGACCCGCGCCGAATGTGTGGTGCTGGCCGGCCTGCCCAACGCGCCCTCGGTCTACGCCGCCAACGGGGAGCTGGCCCGCAGACGCGCCCTTGTGGTGGTGGAGCGGATGGAGCGCGCCAAAAAGCTGACCCACACCCAGGCACTGGAGCTCCGGGATGAAGTCAGTGCCCTGCCCCTTTGGTGAGAAAAAACAGAATTTATCCGGGTTTTCCATAAAATAATGCTAACACCGGAGGCGGCTGCCGTGGTATCTTAATAGCAGATCAAACCCGGAGGGAGCATGTAAAACTTATGGAAGAAACCAAAAAGGGTTCCGGCACCACCGACCTCACGGTGGGCAGGTCGCTGCCCCAGATCCTGAAATTTGCCCTGCCGCTGGTGCTGGGCACCCTGTTCCAGCAGTTGTACAGCTTTGTGGACACCGTCATTGTGGGGCGCTGTCTGGGCACCGATGCACTGGGCGCGGTGGGCACCACCTACTCTCTGAATTTTCTCATTTTAGGCTTTGTGCTGGGTTCCTGCACGGGCTTTGGCATCCCGGTGGCCCAGAGCTTTGGTGCAAGGGACAGCGAGGATATGCACAAGTATCTGTTCAACGGCGCGGTGCTCTGCGTGGTCCTGAGCGTGGTGTTCACCATCGTCACCACCCTCACTGCTGCCCCGCTGCTGCAGCTCATCCACACACCGGCCGAGCTGTTCCCGGACGCGGTGGCCTACATCCGCATCATCTTCCTCGGCATTCCGGCCACGGTGCTGTTCAACTACACCTCCACCGTCCTGCACAGTCTGGGCGATTCCCAGCACCCATTCTATTTCCTGCTAATCTCCAGTTTCCTGAACATCGGGCTGGACTGGCTGTTCATCGTACCGCTGGGTATGGGCGTGGAGGGCGCAGCCATCGCCACCGTTGTCAGCCAGCTGTTCAGCGGCCTGCTTTGCACCTGGTGGTTCTTCACCCGGGTGGAGGGCATCCATTTCACCCGGGAAAACTGTGTCCTCTCGGCGGGGCACTGCGGGCGGCTGGCCTATATCGGCCTTCCGATGGGCTTTGAGTATTCCGTTTCTGCCATCGGTGCCTTCATCATGCAGGATGCCATCAACCTGCTGGGCAGCACCGCCGTGGCCGCCCAGACCGCCGGTGAGAAGATTCGCCAGATGTTCACCGTGCCCATGGCAAGCGTGGGCACGGCTATGGCAACTTATGTCGGCCAGAACCACGGTGCCCACCGCACTGACCGCGTCAGGCAGGGCATCCGGGATGGCTGCATCCTCCAGCTGTGCTACTGCGCGGCTGCCTGGGTGGTGCTCTTCTTCGTCAAGGGCTGGGCCGTGGGCCTTGTTCTGGGCGATGCCGACCCTGCCGTGACTTCCGGTGCTGTGGAATACCTGACCGTGATCAGCGTGCTGTTCTGCATCAACGGCCTGCTGATGGTCTTCCGCAACACCCTGCAGGGTCTGGGATACAGTGTGCAGGCCGTTATCTCCGGTGTGGGCGAGCTCATCGGCCGCGCGCTCTGCGGCTGGCTGGCCGTTCATAGTCTGGGCTACTTCGGCATCTGCATTGCCAACCCCATTGCCTGGGGTCTGGCACTGCTCTACTGTGTGTTCATGGTGACCAGAGTTCTGAAAAAAGAGAACGCATAAAAATACCCCTCTCCGCTGTGCTGATGCACGGATGGAGAGGGGTGTTTTTATGCAATCAATCAATAAGGTTCACGAACACCGGGCAGAGCACTGCGGTCAGCACACCGGCCACGGCGATGGACAGGCCGCTCATGGCACCTTCCACCTCACCCATCTGCAGGGCCTTGCTGGTGCCCACGGCATGGGCCGAGGTGCCAATGCCCACACCCTTGGCAATGGGGTCGGTGATGTGAAACGCCTTGCAGACCGTCTCGGCCAGCAGGTTGCCCACGATGCCCGTCAGGATGACGATGGCACCGGTCAGGGCTGCAATGCCGCCCAGCTCTGCAGCTACATCCATGCTGATGGCAGTGGTCACGGATTTGGGCAGCAGGGTGGCGTACTGCTCCTGGGTCAGGTGCAGCGCCAGTGCCAGTGCCAGCGCGCTGCCCAGGCTGACCAGCGTGCCCACCGAGATGCCCGCAATGATGGCGGCGGCGTTTGCCTTGAGCAGGTCGAGCTTTTCATACAGCGGGATGGCCAGCGCCACGGTGGCGGGCAGCAGCAGATAGTTCACCGGGGCGGCGCTGACCTTGTAGTCGGCATAGGGGATACCGCATACCGACAGGAAAATGATCACAAAGATCGCACCCAGCAGCAGCGGGTTAAAAAATGCCTTTCCGGTCACTCTGTTCACAAGGGCTCCCAGTGCAAAGGCGGCCAGTGTCAGCAGCACACCCCAGGCAACAGAGCCCGAAAGGAACTCATTCAGCAATTCCATCATTGGCAGCAGTCTCCTTGTTCTTTTTGCGGCTGGTCAGAGCCTGGGTGGTCTTTCCGGCGGTCACCATGACCAGAACCGTGACCGGGATGATGGCGATGATGATGGGCAGCAGCATCTCCCCCATCTCCGCCCAAAGCTCCATCACGCCTGCGGCGGCGGGCACAAAGAGCAGCGGGAAGATACCGGTGAGGAACACGCCCACCTCTTTTACATCCTCCAGACGGATCAGCCGGAAGTTCAGGGCCAGCAGCAGCAGCACAAGCCCGTACACACTGGCCGGAACCGGCAGCGGCAGTACGGCATGACATACTTCCCCCAGAAAGCAAAACGCGAGGATACGCGCAAATTGAAACAGATAATTCGTAAAAAATCCCCCTTGTCTAACAGCTAAGTCAAAATTATAGTCCAAAACCTCCGGGGGCGCAACAGCAATATCTGACAAGGATTGTTATATTTTGCCGGAAAAACTGTGGAAAAGAAAAGGGCCCGGCAGAAAGCGCACACCCACGTGCCGCGATCTGCCGGGCCGATGCACCGCAAAGCGGTGTTTTTCTGTGTTTCCCGCACGCTCCCTCAGTTCCGCAAAACAGCTTCGATCCGTTCCTTGTCCAGCCCTTCGCCGATGACGATGAGCACCTCCTGCCCTGCCGGAATGGGGGCCGCGGTCAGGCCGTCGGCGGTGGCATTCAGCTCCACCCAACCGGCGGCATCCTGCACAAAACCCTTGACCCGCAGCACCCGGCCGCAGGCGGCATCCGTGAACAGGCTGGGAATGCGTGCTTCCAGCTGCTGCCGGGACAGGCCCAGCTCGAGGAAATACGCCGAACCGAATGCATCGTGCGCATCAAAGCAGAGCTTTTCGCAGTCGGCATGCTGATAGCCGCAGGCATCCAGCGCCGCAAGATCCGCATCCTCCAGGTCGGCCCAGTCCTTGATCAGAAAATCTTCTTCCGTCAGGGTACGGCTGCACTTGCAGGCCGCAAGGGCACGCTTCAGGTGGTCGATGGCGCTTTCCCGCTGGGCCTGGGTGGCCAGCTGACTGCGGGAGAGCAGGATGCGTCCGGCGCTGGCGGCTTCCGATGCCAGAATGTACTCTGCCTGCGGGGAAAGCGTCTCGGGCAGCAGGGCATCCACAACGGCAAACACATTGCCCAGTGTATACCACCGATCCAGCGGCTCATCCCGCAGAACGTCAAAGAACTCGTCCACATCAAAAATGCCGCTGGGCTCCACCACCACCCGGTCGAACCCGCGCATGGCCATTGAGATGAGCTTGGTGCGCATCCGGCGCTGGTGGGTATCACAATCACACCCGCCGCTGATGGTCTCGATCTCGCAGCGTTCCCCCAGCAGATCCTGCACCAGCATGGCATCCACGTTCACAGCGCCAAAGTCATTTTCCAGAATGCAGACATGATGCCCCTGCGCGGTCAGATACGCAGCATATCTGCGCAGGAACGTCGTCTTGCCCGCACCCAGAAAACCGGTGATGAGATCAACCTGTACCATACGTTCCTCCTTATGCGTGGTTGAAGCCCTTGCCGAACACCTCGGTGGTGCTCAGCATGGACATGAAGGCGTTCAGGTGCTGTTTGTGGATAAAATCCTGCAGCTGGTCGGCCTCGCGGCGGGTCAGGGTGGTGTAGATGATGTAGTGGGGCTTGTCGGTATACGCGCCGAAGCAGGGCGTATAGGTTGCGCCGCGCACCAGCTTGCGCATGACAAAATCACAGATTGGCTTCCTGTCGTCGCAGACGATGAGGATGGCCTTGCACATCTTGATCTTTTCCAACACGGCATCAATGACCAGCGATTTCACGGTCAGACCCACGAAGGAATAGAGGGCGGTGTACAGGTCGAACACAAAGCAGTCCGCAATGACCATGAACAGGTCAGTCAGGAACAGCGCCACCGCCACGTTGTGGATGTGGGTATACTTTTCCACAATGAGGGCAATAACATCCGTGCCGCCGGAGGAAGCGCCCACATTGAACAGCAGAGCCGACGCAATGGCCGGCAGGGCAATGGCAAACAGCAGGTCGAGCATGGGCTGGTCGCTCAAGGGGCCGCGCAGGGGGCAGATCTTTTCCAGCGCCATCAGCTCCAGCGACATGACCACAGTGGCATAGCCGGTGGTCATGGCAAACTTTTTGCCCAGAAAGATCAGGCCCACCCCCAGCAGGATCATGTTGGCCGCCGAGGAAAAGGCCGAAGCCGACAGCGGGGTGAGCTTGGCCGCCAGCGCCGCCATACCGGTCACGCCGCCAAAAACGAAGTTGTTGGGGAATTTGAAAAAGTACACACCCACCGACATGATGGAAATGCTCAGCGTGATCATTGCATACTGCTTGACATATTCAATGACCTTGTTCTGCATGGGAGATTCCGCATTCGTATCCATAAAATTTACCGTTCAATACTCCTTTTTTGTGTTCCGCAGCCCAAACAGACAGGCTGTACCGGAAATATTGTAACACGGAACGCCCCGGGGTCAAGGGCAAATTCCACACACGCCGTCTTTTGCGGGTGAAAACTGTCAACTCCACCAAAATTCTCCCTCAAATTTCAGCGGTTCTCCCATCGGGAACTGTTCTCTCACCGGTCTCAGCTGAAACGGCTTGCCAACAAGCTGCGCAATACCTTTGGCTGACATACAAACGCGGCCCCGGAGAGTTTTCCTTCTCTCCGGGGCCGCGTTCTGTTCCGGCTCAGCCGAACAGCTTTTTCGTATTGTGGGTATAGACCGAGAGCACCAGGCCCACACAGATGTACAGCATCAGCACCGAGCTGCCGCCCGCCGAATAGAACGGCAGGGTGACACCGATCACGGGCAGAACGCGCAGGTTCATGCCCACGTTCACGGCGATCTGGGCCATCAGAGCGCCGCCGATGCCCGCGCAGATGAAGGCACCCAGCAGATCCTCGCTGCGGGCACCGGTGAGGAAAGTCTTGATGACCAGTGCGAACAGCACGCCCAGCACCACACAGCAGCCCACAAAGCCCGCCGCGTTGCCGATCCAGCTCAGGATGAAATCGTTGTGGGCGTTGGGCACGCTGTAATAACTGCC contains:
- a CDS encoding UxaA family hydrolase, which encodes MPQAIHISPIDNVVVALHPIAKGTLVEVDGLAVTALEDIPQGHKMAVKPIKNGENVIKYGFPIGHATADAEPGTWMHTHNVHTNLSGEVEYSYHPAPDLAPLPKVEPETFMGFRRKDGRAAIRNEIWIIPTVGCVNDIAKKMVNDNQDLVTGSIEGLYTFTHPFGCSQTGHDHAQTRKLLAALVRHPNAAAVLVLHLGCENLQHDQFVEELGEYDHDRVKFLTCQDVDDEFTAAREILKELAAYAGQFKREPIPVSELVVGMKCGGSDGLSGITANPTIGRFSDMMGQRGGSTVLTEVPEMFGAEGFLMDRCINKEVFVKAEHMINGFKEYFISHNEVVYDNPSPGNKQGGITTLEDKSCGCVQKGGTAPIMDVIGYGDPVVTKGLNMLYGPGNDLVSATAMTAAGAHLILFSTGRGTPFSAPAPTLKISTNTPLAEKKSGWIDFNTGVIADGEKTIDEAARDLLDLVIRVAGGEQTKAEKHGFREISIFKDGVVL
- a CDS encoding tagaturonate reductase codes for the protein METLNYKVLSETGYNGYILKDAPVKVMQFGEGNFLRAFVDYFYDIANEKAGYNGKVKLVQPIGNFPQMADWINEQEGLYTLYLRGSEKGQKVDAKRVISCVSDCVCPYIDGKWDEVLALARSEDLETVVSNTTEAGIAYTQGDSEFDQVPPNSFPAKLTRVLYERYKAFNGAADKGLVILSCELIDNNGKELKKCCNNYAKDWNLEAEFIDWMNNANTFCSTLVDRIVPGRIRDPKELAAMEEANGYHDQVLDVGEVFGVWVIEGPAGLEDKLPFKKAGVNVMVVPDVTPYKKRKVRILNGAHTGFVLGAYLAGFDIVRDCMHNDTVRGFMNKMLHEEIIPTLPLDKKDLEEFASAVEDRFNNPFVNHELMSISLNSTSKWKARNMPSFLAYIEEQKQLPKCLTMSLAAYIAFYSNDIQERTADGLICKRPAGNTYKIQDDAWALDFYYAHKDDTDAQLVHAVLTNTQMWDQDLTKIEGLEAAVLADLELIRTQGAEAAYKSCL
- the uxaC gene encoding glucuronate isomerase — protein: MKAFMDKEFMLQSPVAQHLYHTYAADMPICDYHCHISPKEIYENRRFENIAQVWLGGRQPDGSLAGDHYKWRVMRSNGVPEEYITGTKPDRERFQKFAEALPMCVGNPMYHWCHLELRKYFGYQGVLNGDTAEEVWNLCNDKLQHDDSMTVRGLIEQSNVAFIGTTDDPIDDLAWHKKIKEDPSIKFTVAPSFRPDKAINIQKPGFAEYMGKLAQAVGKEKLECINCVTDALTQRIEFFAEMGCRASDHGLDYVPYREATKEEVNAIYQKAMAGEAVTAEEAEKYQTYILIHLGKQYHRLNIAMQLHYNCLRGVNRKMNALLGPDTGFDMINTAKCGGEIAALLSALNDTDECPKTIIYSLNPADNEQIGTILGCFQNDEIPGKIQHGSGWWFNDQKIGMENQMKSLANLGLLGNFVGMLTDSRSFLSYTRHDYFRRILCNLIGQWVEDGEYPNDEKALEKIVKGICFDNAKRYFAL
- a CDS encoding biosynthetic peptidoglycan transglycosylase — translated: MLKRFVKRLLSCLLLAALFVLVVIGGTLGVQGWRLYRATAAQKPIAGLYDEISSRPGFASCDQLPQTYIDAVISVEDSRFEKHHGIDPAAIVRALWADLRTRSLAEGGSTLTQQLAKNELFTQEKQMARKAAEMFAARDIEDYYSKQQIFEMYAGSCYFGNQWSGVAQAAQGYFGKPTRELTRAECVVLAGLPNAPSVYAANGELARRRALVVVERMERAKKLTHTQALELRDEVSALPLW
- a CDS encoding MATE family efflux transporter, translating into MEETKKGSGTTDLTVGRSLPQILKFALPLVLGTLFQQLYSFVDTVIVGRCLGTDALGAVGTTYSLNFLILGFVLGSCTGFGIPVAQSFGARDSEDMHKYLFNGAVLCVVLSVVFTIVTTLTAAPLLQLIHTPAELFPDAVAYIRIIFLGIPATVLFNYTSTVLHSLGDSQHPFYFLLISSFLNIGLDWLFIVPLGMGVEGAAIATVVSQLFSGLLCTWWFFTRVEGIHFTRENCVLSAGHCGRLAYIGLPMGFEYSVSAIGAFIMQDAINLLGSTAVAAQTAGEKIRQMFTVPMASVGTAMATYVGQNHGAHRTDRVRQGIRDGCILQLCYCAAAWVVLFFVKGWAVGLVLGDADPAVTSGAVEYLTVISVLFCINGLLMVFRNTLQGLGYSVQAVISGVGELIGRALCGWLAVHSLGYFGICIANPIAWGLALLYCVFMVTRVLKKENA
- a CDS encoding LrgB family protein: MMELLNEFLSGSVAWGVLLTLAAFALGALVNRVTGKAFFNPLLLGAIFVIIFLSVCGIPYADYKVSAAPVNYLLLPATVALAIPLYEKLDLLKANAAAIIAGISVGTLVSLGSALALALALHLTQEQYATLLPKSVTTAISMDVAAELGGIAALTGAIVILTGIVGNLLAETVCKAFHITDPIAKGVGIGTSAHAVGTSKALQMGEVEGAMSGLSIAVAGVLTAVLCPVFVNLID
- a CDS encoding CidA/LrgA family protein, producing MSDIAVAPPEVLDYNFDLAVRQGGFFTNYLFQFARILAFCFLGEVCHAVLPLPVPASVYGLVLLLLALNFRLIRLEDVKEVGVFLTGIFPLLFVPAAAGVMELWAEMGEMLLPIIIAIIPVTVLVMVTAGKTTQALTSRKKNKETAANDGIAE
- a CDS encoding GTP-binding protein encodes the protein MVQVDLITGFLGAGKTTFLRRYAAYLTAQGHHVCILENDFGAVNVDAMLVQDLLGERCEIETISGGCDCDTHQRRMRTKLISMAMRGFDRVVVEPSGIFDVDEFFDVLRDEPLDRWYTLGNVFAVVDALLPETLSPQAEYILASEAASAGRILLSRSQLATQAQRESAIDHLKRALAACKCSRTLTEEDFLIKDWADLEDADLAALDACGYQHADCEKLCFDAHDAFGSAYFLELGLSRQQLEARIPSLFTDAACGRVLRVKGFVQDAAGWVELNATADGLTAAPIPAGQEVLIVIGEGLDKERIEAVLRN
- a CDS encoding YitT family protein — protein: MDTNAESPMQNKVIEYVKQYAMITLSISIMSVGVYFFKFPNNFVFGGVTGMAALAAKLTPLSASAFSSAANMILLGVGLIFLGKKFAMTTGYATVVMSLELMALEKICPLRGPLSDQPMLDLLFAIALPAIASALLFNVGASSGGTDVIALIVEKYTHIHNVAVALFLTDLFMVIADCFVFDLYTALYSFVGLTVKSLVIDAVLEKIKMCKAILIVCDDRKPICDFVMRKLVRGATYTPCFGAYTDKPHYIIYTTLTRREADQLQDFIHKQHLNAFMSMLSTTEVFGKGFNHA